From Actinopolymorpha cephalotaxi, one genomic window encodes:
- a CDS encoding 3-deoxy-7-phosphoheptulonate synthase encodes MPGSPRALSDVRITRSRPLLSPALLRDELPLPHESAQVVVRGRDDVTRILAGEDDRLLVVVGPCSIHDPEAGLEYARRLAAFVPEVAADLCVVMRVYFEKPRTTVGWKGLINDPDLDGSYNVNKGLRTARKVLLDVLATGLPAGCEFLDPIIPQYIADTVSWGAIGARTSESQVHRHLASGLSMPVGFKNSTGGDVQGAIDAIGAAAVSHVFTGVTEDGVAAILTTSGNPDCHVILRGGQTGPNYDAANVTDALGRLAKADLREHVVVDASHGNSGKDHLRQPVVAADVAGQLADGQRGIVGVMLESFLEPGRQNLVEGAAGTLAYGQSITDACMGWEPTVEVLRELAAGVRSRRSVAPTD; translated from the coding sequence GTGCCCGGCTCGCCGCGGGCCCTCAGCGACGTCCGGATCACCCGGTCCCGTCCCCTGCTCTCCCCCGCGCTGCTGCGCGACGAACTCCCGCTCCCGCACGAGTCCGCGCAGGTCGTCGTCCGCGGCCGCGACGACGTGACGCGCATCCTGGCCGGCGAGGACGACCGGCTGCTCGTCGTCGTGGGCCCGTGCTCGATCCACGACCCCGAGGCGGGACTGGAGTACGCCCGGAGGCTGGCGGCGTTCGTGCCCGAGGTGGCCGCGGACCTGTGTGTGGTGATGCGGGTGTACTTCGAGAAGCCGCGTACGACGGTCGGCTGGAAGGGCCTGATCAACGACCCGGACCTGGACGGCAGCTACAACGTCAACAAGGGCTTGCGCACCGCGCGGAAGGTCCTGCTGGACGTGCTGGCCACCGGTCTGCCGGCGGGATGTGAGTTCCTCGACCCGATCATTCCGCAGTACATCGCCGACACCGTGAGCTGGGGCGCGATCGGCGCGCGTACCTCCGAGAGCCAGGTGCACCGGCACCTCGCCAGCGGCCTGTCCATGCCGGTGGGCTTCAAGAACTCCACCGGCGGCGACGTGCAGGGCGCGATCGACGCGATCGGCGCGGCCGCCGTGAGCCACGTCTTCACCGGTGTCACCGAGGACGGCGTGGCCGCGATCCTCACCACCAGCGGCAACCCCGACTGTCACGTCATCCTGCGCGGCGGGCAGACCGGACCCAACTACGACGCGGCCAACGTCACCGACGCCCTCGGTCGGCTGGCCAAGGCGGACCTGCGCGAGCACGTGGTGGTCGACGCCAGCCACGGCAACAGCGGCAAGGACCACCTGCGCCAGCCCGTCGTGGCCGCGGACGTGGCCGGCCAGCTCGCCGACGGTCAGCGCGGAATCGTCGGCGTGATGCTGGAGAGCTTCCTCGAGCCCGGCCGGCAGAACCTCGTCGAGGGCGCGGCCGGCACGTTGGCGTACGGCCAGAGCATCACCGACGCCTGCATGGGCTGGGAGCCCACGGTCGAGGTGCTGCGGGAGCTGGCTGCCGGAGTGCGTTCCCGCCGTTCGGTAGCGCCTACGGACTGA
- a CDS encoding ABC transporter ATP-binding protein: protein MKTALRGIWLVVAKSVRVSPWQSLLCMAESLGGVISLLQPLYLAWFVDGVLHHDTGKMALAVAAVAASTGLSGALNMAGCDARVRQFERVGFAFDTEIARITASIPTLDHLESSKYLDQLQALRDQQGALGGALNSFLNTFRNVVFAGGTLVLAAGADARLLLLVLAGLPSVVATRWIVRWQARAEEESAEPGRLATHLLELSTTAGPGAEVRVFGLREVVRARLTDAVARWRAPMVALARRTEVVNAACSVFFFGCAVAVLAWMVHDAIRGQVPVATLVLAVMLVGRLQNTANVLRWSIGNITQLARTTGRFLWLRDYEREVREAHDGTQAPPAILRDGITIEGLAYAYPEAVEPSLRDVSLHLPAGSVVALVGENGAGKSTLVKLLTGLYRPTAGRVLVDGVDLADLDLPAWRARVSGAFQDYAKVEFTAQESVGVGDLPRVDDDREVRRALREGAGEDVLASLPSGLATQLGSSWPEGVELSGGQWQRLAIARGMMRTEPLLLVLDEPTAALDAATEHALFERYAEAARAAGGRGAVTLLVTHRFSTVAAADLVVVLDGGRVAEVGTHAELVAARGHYAELYELQARGYR from the coding sequence ATGAAGACGGCACTGCGCGGCATCTGGCTGGTCGTGGCCAAGTCGGTCCGGGTCAGCCCCTGGCAGAGCCTGCTCTGCATGGCCGAGTCGCTGGGCGGCGTCATCTCGCTGCTGCAGCCCTTGTATCTCGCGTGGTTCGTGGACGGCGTACTCCACCACGACACCGGCAAGATGGCGCTCGCCGTGGCCGCGGTCGCCGCGTCGACCGGCCTCAGCGGCGCCCTGAACATGGCCGGCTGCGACGCGCGGGTCCGGCAGTTCGAACGCGTCGGCTTCGCGTTCGACACCGAGATCGCCCGGATCACCGCGTCCATCCCCACCCTCGACCACCTGGAGTCCAGCAAATATCTCGACCAACTGCAGGCGCTGCGTGACCAGCAGGGCGCGCTCGGCGGCGCTCTGAACAGCTTCCTCAACACGTTCCGCAACGTCGTCTTCGCCGGCGGGACGCTGGTGCTCGCAGCCGGCGCCGACGCGCGGCTGCTGCTGCTCGTCCTCGCCGGCCTGCCCAGCGTGGTCGCCACCCGGTGGATCGTGCGCTGGCAGGCCCGGGCGGAGGAGGAGTCGGCGGAGCCGGGGCGCCTGGCCACCCACCTGCTGGAGCTGAGTACGACCGCCGGGCCCGGTGCGGAGGTCCGGGTGTTCGGTCTGCGCGAGGTGGTACGAGCCAGGCTGACGGATGCGGTCGCGCGCTGGCGGGCGCCGATGGTCGCGCTCGCCCGGCGTACCGAGGTGGTCAACGCCGCCTGCTCGGTGTTCTTCTTCGGCTGCGCCGTCGCGGTGCTCGCCTGGATGGTGCACGACGCGATCCGCGGGCAGGTGCCGGTCGCCACCCTGGTGCTCGCGGTGATGCTGGTCGGCCGGCTGCAGAACACCGCTAACGTGCTGCGCTGGTCGATCGGCAACATCACCCAGTTGGCCCGTACGACCGGGCGGTTCCTCTGGCTGCGCGACTACGAGCGGGAGGTCCGCGAGGCGCACGACGGGACGCAGGCGCCGCCGGCGATCCTGCGGGACGGCATCACGATCGAGGGTCTGGCGTACGCCTATCCGGAGGCGGTCGAACCCTCGCTGCGGGACGTCAGCCTGCACCTGCCGGCGGGCTCGGTCGTCGCGCTGGTGGGTGAGAACGGCGCCGGAAAGTCGACCCTGGTGAAGCTGCTCACCGGGCTGTACCGCCCGACGGCGGGCCGGGTGCTGGTCGACGGCGTCGACCTCGCCGACCTCGACCTGCCCGCCTGGCGGGCGCGGGTGTCGGGTGCCTTCCAGGACTACGCGAAGGTGGAGTTCACCGCCCAGGAGTCGGTCGGGGTCGGCGACCTGCCCCGGGTGGACGACGACCGCGAGGTACGCCGCGCGCTGCGCGAGGGTGCCGGCGAGGACGTCCTCGCCTCCCTGCCGTCCGGCCTGGCCACCCAGCTCGGCTCGTCCTGGCCGGAAGGGGTGGAGCTGTCCGGTGGGCAGTGGCAGCGGCTGGCGATCGCCCGCGGGATGATGCGGACCGAGCCGTTGCTGCTGGTCCTCGACGAACCCACCGCGGCGCTGGACGCCGCCACCGAACACGCGTTGTTCGAACGCTACGCCGAGGCCGCGCGGGCCGCCGGCGGCCGGGGCGCGGTCACCCTGCTGGTCACCCACCGGTTCTCGACCGTGGCCGCCGCCGACCTGGTGGTCGTCCTGGACGGCGGCCGGGTCGCCGAGGTCGGCACCCACGCCGAACTCGTGGCGGCGCGCGGTCACTACGCCGAGCTGTACGAACTGCAGGCACGCGGCTACCGCTGA
- a CDS encoding GNAT family N-acetyltransferase — MDAEVTRSPLGPFVVRKAVRGDATAIGEVHAAAWVTGFAHLFDRDYLAAAASRRRGMWSGLFDDPRMRDTTVLVAEDGSRSVGFAHFGPAGGWSDDKGLSTTLGEVYGFYAHPTAWGSGVAALLMSHAWIGLAEQSFGNVCLWTLEGAARARRFYGKAGFRGTGNARVHDFGGGRQLREVEYQRSLIGIHEDRHEVH, encoded by the coding sequence TTGGACGCCGAAGTGACGCGCTCTCCACTCGGGCCCTTCGTTGTTCGAAAGGCCGTTCGCGGTGATGCGACCGCGATCGGGGAGGTCCATGCCGCTGCGTGGGTGACCGGCTTTGCCCATCTGTTCGACCGTGACTATCTGGCCGCCGCTGCCAGTCGACGGCGAGGCATGTGGAGCGGCCTGTTCGACGATCCGAGGATGCGGGACACGACCGTGCTTGTGGCCGAGGACGGTAGCCGGTCGGTTGGGTTCGCCCACTTCGGACCCGCCGGTGGCTGGAGCGACGACAAAGGGCTTTCCACCACCCTGGGTGAGGTGTACGGGTTCTACGCGCATCCGACGGCATGGGGGAGCGGCGTGGCCGCGTTGCTCATGTCCCATGCGTGGATCGGTCTCGCTGAGCAGTCGTTCGGCAACGTGTGTCTGTGGACGCTCGAGGGCGCCGCTCGCGCTCGCCGGTTCTACGGCAAGGCAGGATTCCGCGGGACCGGCAACGCCAGGGTCCACGACTTCGGTGGTGGAAGACAGCTTCGTGAGGTCGAGTACCAACGCTCGCTCATCGGGATCCACGAGGATCGCCATGAGGTGCACTGA
- a CDS encoding GNAT family N-acetyltransferase, giving the protein MSDQIIDAFEAEHLDTAARLFVAVFNAAPWNDSWSEASARARLADVVGTPGFVGVTLVDGAELGGFAIGHTEQWFTGRHFLLQEMCVRADLQRKGAGTALLGALEAHLGDVEQIYLLTEQNGAAHRFYQHRGFRAAQRTGVMTKRIPLTP; this is encoded by the coding sequence ATGTCCGACCAGATCATCGACGCCTTCGAAGCCGAGCACCTCGACACCGCTGCTCGTCTGTTCGTCGCCGTGTTCAACGCCGCGCCATGGAACGACAGCTGGAGTGAGGCGTCTGCCCGAGCGCGCCTTGCGGATGTCGTGGGGACGCCGGGCTTTGTCGGGGTGACCCTTGTGGACGGTGCCGAACTCGGCGGGTTCGCGATCGGACACACCGAGCAGTGGTTCACCGGGCGGCACTTTCTGCTACAGGAGATGTGCGTGCGTGCGGACCTGCAACGGAAGGGCGCCGGCACCGCACTACTCGGCGCGCTGGAGGCACATTTGGGCGACGTGGAGCAGATCTACCTCCTCACCGAGCAGAACGGTGCCGCCCACAGGTTCTACCAGCACCGCGGGTTCCGAGCCGCTCAGCGGACAGGCGTGATGACGAAGCGGATCCCGCTCACCCCGTAG
- a CDS encoding ATP-binding cassette domain-containing protein yields MHRYTETTRRYALHARLLWRAAPGHSVLNLFLVLASAGTVTFGIVATGHLVGALPAAVRAGAGSPAAGRVWWWLAAAAAAYALAPLINAGQNVVAQVVSARYLRLVFGMVADVGTAPYGIGHLEDPELAGRLDAVKRAMRDWTFVSGVEWTWGLLATRVTGLGSLILVATWNWWAALLAAGSYVLLAKVFVAWIGTIFDDLLEVTGNQRRQASYVRDLMTGAPAAKELRLFGMADWLVHRYTTAWRDAMTVVWRNRYHNLRPILGACAVMLVVNAGVFALLARDASAGTVSLASLVTLVQALLALEAFGPLGDGQSALARNTSATTMLVGLRTRLGLPDVPPHSPGAPGGNEPEPLQSTRSAAAAIDLREVTFHYPTRDEPTVERLSLHVPAGQSVAIVGINGAGKSTLIKLLCGLYPPDAGTIRIDDGDPSADEATRNRVAVIFQDFVRYHLPLRDNVGFGAHTRHDDEAVLARALEDAGGTSLLDRVEHGWDTVLSAEYAEGTDLSGGQWQRVALARALAAVAGGAGVLVLDEPTAALDVRAEAALFDRFLEVTRGMTTLLVSHRLSSVRHADRIVVIGPTDDPTRTGTGIVEDGSHEELMAAGGAYARMFSLQAARFAAAGADETAGADETAGPDETAVERR; encoded by the coding sequence GTGCACCGATACACCGAGACAACTCGGCGGTACGCCCTGCACGCCCGGTTGCTGTGGCGCGCCGCGCCGGGGCATTCCGTACTGAACCTGTTCCTGGTACTGGCCAGTGCGGGAACGGTGACGTTCGGCATCGTCGCGACCGGACACCTGGTCGGCGCACTGCCCGCGGCGGTGCGGGCGGGCGCCGGCTCACCCGCTGCGGGCCGGGTGTGGTGGTGGCTGGCGGCGGCCGCCGCGGCGTACGCCCTCGCCCCGCTGATCAACGCGGGACAGAACGTGGTCGCACAGGTCGTCTCCGCCCGCTATCTGCGGCTGGTCTTCGGCATGGTCGCCGACGTCGGAACCGCGCCGTACGGCATCGGGCATCTGGAGGACCCCGAGCTCGCCGGCCGCCTGGACGCGGTCAAGCGGGCCATGCGGGACTGGACGTTCGTCAGCGGGGTGGAGTGGACCTGGGGCCTGCTGGCGACCCGCGTCACCGGGCTGGGCTCGTTGATCCTGGTGGCGACCTGGAACTGGTGGGCGGCACTGCTCGCCGCCGGGTCGTACGTCCTGCTGGCCAAGGTGTTCGTCGCCTGGATCGGAACCATCTTCGACGACCTGCTGGAGGTGACGGGCAACCAGCGCCGGCAGGCGAGCTACGTACGCGACCTGATGACCGGCGCACCGGCGGCGAAGGAGCTCCGGCTGTTCGGGATGGCGGACTGGCTGGTGCACCGCTACACGACTGCCTGGCGGGACGCGATGACCGTCGTCTGGCGCAACCGCTACCACAACCTGCGGCCGATCCTCGGCGCGTGTGCAGTCATGCTTGTGGTGAACGCGGGAGTGTTCGCACTGCTGGCCCGCGACGCCTCGGCGGGCACTGTCTCCCTCGCCTCCCTGGTGACGCTGGTGCAGGCGTTGCTCGCGCTGGAGGCGTTCGGGCCGCTCGGCGACGGCCAGAGCGCGCTGGCCCGCAACACCTCGGCGACCACCATGCTGGTCGGATTGCGGACGAGGCTCGGCCTGCCCGACGTTCCCCCGCACTCCCCCGGTGCGCCGGGCGGCAACGAGCCGGAGCCCTTGCAGAGCACGCGTTCCGCGGCCGCGGCGATCGACCTGCGCGAGGTGACGTTCCACTACCCGACCCGCGACGAGCCGACGGTCGAACGGCTGTCCCTGCACGTCCCGGCCGGGCAGTCGGTCGCGATCGTCGGCATCAACGGCGCGGGCAAGTCCACCCTGATCAAGTTGCTGTGTGGGCTCTACCCGCCCGACGCCGGGACCATCCGCATCGACGACGGCGACCCGTCGGCGGACGAGGCGACCCGCAACCGGGTCGCGGTCATCTTCCAGGACTTCGTGCGCTACCACCTTCCGCTGCGCGACAACGTGGGGTTCGGCGCGCACACCCGGCACGACGACGAGGCGGTGCTGGCCAGGGCGCTCGAGGACGCCGGCGGCACCTCGCTGCTGGACCGGGTCGAGCACGGCTGGGACACCGTGCTCAGTGCGGAGTACGCCGAGGGCACGGACCTGTCCGGCGGCCAGTGGCAACGGGTGGCGCTGGCCCGCGCACTGGCCGCGGTCGCCGGCGGCGCGGGCGTCCTCGTGCTGGACGAGCCCACCGCCGCTCTCGACGTCCGGGCCGAGGCGGCGTTGTTCGACCGGTTCCTGGAGGTGACCCGCGGGATGACCACACTGCTGGTTAGCCACCGGTTGTCCAGCGTGCGGCACGCCGACCGGATCGTGGTGATCGGTCCGACGGACGACCCGACTCGCACCGGAACCGGCATCGTCGAGGACGGCAGCCACGAGGAGCTGATGGCCGCGGGTGGTGCGTACGCCCGGATGTTCTCGTTGCAGGCGGCGCGGTTCGCGGCCGCCGGAGCGGACGAGACGGCCGGGGCGGACGAGACGGCCGGGCCGGACGAGACGGCGGTGGAACGCCGATGA
- a CDS encoding YceI family protein, protein MTTLTRTVDGLELPVPGTYAIDVMHSSVAFQVKHLGFSKVRGRFTDFEGTITVAEEPLHSFVEVTIQADSVDTAQAQRDAHLRSTDFFGVEDHPTFTFSSTGVEFAGESLQIHGDLTIHGDLTIHGKTCPVILDADFDGACPDPMGDATRPRIGFSATTTIDRYEFGITFNQPLETGGLLLSKLIRVELDVQAVRQ, encoded by the coding sequence ATGACCACCCTCACCCGCACTGTCGACGGCCTGGAACTCCCCGTCCCGGGCACGTACGCGATCGACGTCATGCACAGCAGCGTGGCGTTCCAGGTGAAGCACCTCGGCTTCTCGAAGGTGCGCGGACGTTTCACCGACTTCGAGGGAACGATCACCGTCGCCGAGGAACCACTGCACTCCTTCGTCGAGGTGACCATCCAGGCCGACAGTGTGGACACCGCCCAGGCACAGCGGGACGCGCACCTGCGGAGCACCGACTTCTTCGGCGTCGAGGACCATCCCACGTTCACTTTCTCCAGTACTGGCGTGGAGTTCGCCGGCGAGTCGCTGCAGATCCACGGTGACCTCACCATCCACGGTGACCTCACGATCCACGGCAAGACCTGTCCGGTCATCCTCGACGCGGACTTCGACGGCGCCTGCCCGGATCCGATGGGCGACGCGACCCGCCCACGCATCGGATTCTCCGCAACCACGACCATCGACCGGTACGAGTTCGGCATCACGTTCAACCAGCCGCTGGAGACCGGCGGACTGCTGCTGAGCAAGCTGATTCGCGTCGAACTCGACGTACAGGCGGTTCGTCAGTGA
- a CDS encoding DUF2786 domain-containing protein, whose amino-acid sequence MRHQDPTTWAQALLCETARRAAGGMRYGWEAAVVELADPSLPAQLVDGVVDECLTGAVGGLWERGWQPLDVAEFAARRLSAPARQLALDMTAHQAARYPRSTLDPRWRSQLEELETSPHWATDGARLTRWAARRRLDRTETISVALSVLTFLYAAPALESVLPPPGRSAATGHAGATGMHGSPPGSGERPGPDAAGEKMLHRIRALLAKAESTEFPEEAEALSSKAQALMTKFSLDQAMLATDPAGSPVGASRAAGAHAHIRRVWLRTPYLNAKALLASVVAEANRSRVVACTGMGFVTIIGVEADLALVELLLTSLLLQADRAMLAAPPSTRAGGQSRTRSWRQSFLVSYATRIGQRLTEASEASMAEYDTGNPGASARLLPALTARDQAVQKLVTELFPRIRKSAVSTSNRDGWAAGKLAADMADLGARRGVGRAAS is encoded by the coding sequence GTGCGACACCAGGATCCGACGACATGGGCGCAGGCGCTGCTGTGTGAGACGGCGCGGCGGGCGGCCGGCGGAATGCGCTACGGATGGGAGGCCGCCGTCGTCGAGCTGGCCGACCCGAGTCTGCCTGCGCAACTGGTCGACGGGGTGGTCGACGAATGTCTCACCGGTGCCGTCGGCGGGCTCTGGGAACGCGGCTGGCAACCGCTGGACGTGGCGGAGTTCGCGGCCCGGCGCCTGTCCGCGCCCGCCCGCCAGCTGGCGCTCGACATGACGGCACACCAGGCCGCGCGTTATCCCAGGTCCACGCTCGACCCCCGCTGGCGATCCCAGCTGGAAGAGCTGGAGACCTCCCCCCACTGGGCGACCGACGGCGCGCGGCTGACGCGGTGGGCGGCCCGCCGGCGACTCGACCGGACGGAAACGATCAGCGTGGCGCTCAGCGTGCTGACCTTCCTGTACGCCGCACCGGCGCTGGAGTCGGTGCTTCCCCCTCCCGGCCGATCCGCGGCGACCGGTCACGCGGGGGCAACCGGCATGCACGGGTCACCGCCCGGCTCGGGCGAGCGTCCCGGACCCGACGCGGCCGGGGAGAAGATGCTGCATCGGATCCGGGCTTTGCTGGCCAAGGCCGAGTCCACCGAGTTCCCCGAGGAGGCCGAAGCGCTGAGCAGCAAGGCGCAGGCGCTGATGACGAAGTTCTCCCTGGACCAGGCCATGCTGGCCACCGATCCGGCGGGGTCCCCGGTCGGCGCGTCCCGCGCCGCCGGTGCGCACGCACACATCCGCAGGGTCTGGCTGCGGACGCCCTACCTCAACGCCAAGGCGTTGCTGGCGTCCGTCGTCGCGGAGGCCAATCGCTCTCGCGTGGTGGCCTGCACCGGAATGGGATTCGTCACGATCATCGGCGTGGAGGCCGACCTGGCTCTCGTGGAGCTGCTGCTCACGTCGCTGCTCCTGCAGGCCGACCGCGCCATGCTCGCGGCGCCGCCGTCGACCCGAGCGGGTGGCCAGAGCCGCACCCGTTCGTGGCGGCAGTCCTTCCTGGTGTCCTACGCCACCAGGATCGGCCAGCGGCTCACCGAGGCGAGCGAGGCCTCCATGGCCGAGTACGACACCGGAAACCCCGGCGCCTCCGCCCGGCTGCTGCCCGCGCTGACCGCCCGCGACCAGGCCGTCCAGAAGCTGGTCACCGAGCTGTTCCCCCGCATCCGGAAGTCGGCGGTGTCGACGTCCAACCGGGACGGCTGGGCGGCCGGCAAACTCGCCGCCGACATGGCGGACCTGGGCGCGCGCCGAGGCGTCGGCCGGGCCGCCTCGTGA
- a CDS encoding GNAT family N-acetyltransferase — MKSVDGEFEFDDDPDRVDLDALWEVLSTQVYWGKWRTRDHVRRQVASAWRVVGVYESVSGRMVGFARAVSDGVALAYLADVYVLPDLRGKGLGTRLVEVMVEGGPGADFRWMLHTANAHGLYGKFGFGPPDPSYLERPGRHPGTGTP, encoded by the coding sequence GTGAAGAGCGTGGACGGCGAGTTCGAGTTCGACGACGACCCCGACCGGGTGGACCTGGACGCCCTGTGGGAGGTGCTGTCCACCCAGGTCTACTGGGGCAAGTGGCGTACCCGCGACCACGTTCGCCGTCAGGTCGCCTCGGCCTGGCGGGTGGTCGGCGTGTACGAGTCGGTGAGCGGGCGGATGGTGGGTTTCGCGCGGGCGGTCTCCGACGGGGTGGCCCTCGCCTACCTCGCCGACGTGTACGTACTCCCGGACCTGCGCGGCAAGGGGCTCGGCACCCGCCTGGTGGAGGTCATGGTGGAGGGCGGGCCGGGCGCGGACTTCCGGTGGATGCTGCACACCGCGAACGCCCATGGCCTGTACGGGAAGTTCGGCTTCGGGCCGCCGGACCCGTCCTACCTCGAACGCCCTGGCAGACACCCCGGCACAGGCACCCCCTGA
- a CDS encoding SDR family NAD(P)-dependent oxidoreductase — translation MPDPQSYVVTGGAHGVGRATAERLAQDGHVVVLDPVAHLDWDHPRVELVSGDARDPDVAGRAAAAAEERGALTGWVNNAAIFRDAGLDQASAQEILELVTANLALAVTGCHVAVNHYLSRGRPGAIVNVSSHQAQRPVRGALPYATAKAAVEGLTRAVAVDHGPNGIRTNAVALGSISTDRYEAYRTANPEVDEQMAALHPLGRVGTAHEVADTIAFLVSPYAGFVNGAVLPVDGGRAAQGPDPEAT, via the coding sequence GTGCCTGACCCACAGTCCTACGTCGTCACCGGTGGCGCCCACGGCGTCGGCCGCGCGACGGCCGAGCGTCTCGCCCAGGACGGGCACGTGGTCGTCCTCGACCCGGTTGCCCACCTGGACTGGGACCACCCCCGCGTCGAACTGGTGAGCGGCGACGCCCGCGACCCCGACGTCGCGGGCCGTGCCGCGGCCGCAGCCGAGGAACGCGGTGCGCTCACCGGCTGGGTGAACAACGCCGCGATCTTCCGGGACGCCGGCCTCGATCAGGCCTCCGCGCAGGAGATCCTCGAACTCGTCACGGCCAACCTGGCCCTCGCGGTCACCGGCTGCCACGTCGCGGTGAACCACTACCTTTCCCGCGGTCGCCCCGGGGCGATCGTCAACGTCTCCTCCCACCAGGCACAGCGCCCCGTCCGTGGCGCGCTCCCCTACGCCACGGCGAAGGCGGCCGTGGAAGGACTCACCCGCGCGGTAGCGGTCGACCACGGGCCGAACGGGATCCGCACCAACGCGGTGGCCCTCGGATCCATCAGCACCGACCGGTACGAGGCCTACCGCACGGCCAACCCGGAGGTCGACGAGCAGATGGCCGCGCTGCATCCTCTCGGCCGGGTCGGCACCGCCCACGAGGTCGCGGACACCATCGCGTTCCTGGTCTCCCCGTACGCCGGATTCGTCAACGGCGCGGTGCTTCCGGTCGACGGTGGCCGCGCGGCCCAGGGCCCGGACCCCGAGGCCACCTGA
- a CDS encoding AAA family ATPase, whose amino-acid sequence MIRCLAVENYRSLRSLIVELDQLTVVTGANGTGKSSLYRALRLLADSARNGAVAALAREGGLPSTLWAGPETIGRSVRAGEHPVQGTVRRQPVALRLGFADDDFGYAIDFGLPQPARSAFQLDPLVKREAVWSGPVLRPAALLAERAGTMLKIRDGRSWSTFPDSVGPFDSMLSEYTDPQRAPELLMLRERVRSWRFYDQIRTDQGAPARQVRIGTRTPVLAPDGADLAAALQTILEIGDEAALAASIDTAFPGSRVEIGVEGTRFEVRLHQPGMLRSLGAAELSDGTLRYLLWTAALLSPRLPALLVLNEPETSLHPELIRPLADLIAAGAERTQVVVVSHSRALIDALTRDGKATRIELVKELGETQVDGQGRFDHPPWQWPKR is encoded by the coding sequence GTGATTCGCTGTCTGGCCGTGGAGAACTACCGGTCGCTGCGCAGCCTGATCGTCGAACTCGACCAGCTGACCGTGGTGACCGGGGCGAACGGCACCGGCAAGTCCAGCCTTTACCGCGCGCTGCGGCTGCTGGCGGACTCCGCTCGCAACGGCGCCGTGGCCGCGCTGGCCCGGGAGGGTGGGCTTCCCTCGACGCTGTGGGCCGGGCCGGAGACGATTGGCAGGTCGGTGCGTGCGGGCGAGCATCCGGTGCAAGGAACGGTACGCCGCCAGCCGGTCGCCCTGCGCCTGGGTTTCGCCGACGACGACTTCGGATACGCGATCGACTTCGGACTGCCGCAGCCCGCCCGGTCGGCGTTCCAGCTGGACCCGCTGGTGAAGCGGGAGGCGGTGTGGTCCGGACCTGTCCTGCGGCCGGCGGCCCTGCTGGCGGAGCGGGCCGGCACCATGCTGAAGATCCGTGACGGCCGCTCGTGGTCGACCTTCCCTGACTCGGTGGGGCCTTTCGACAGCATGCTCAGCGAGTACACCGATCCGCAGCGCGCGCCGGAGCTGCTGATGCTCCGCGAACGGGTGCGGTCGTGGCGGTTCTACGACCAGATCCGTACGGATCAGGGGGCACCGGCCAGGCAGGTCCGGATCGGCACCCGTACGCCGGTACTCGCCCCCGACGGCGCCGATCTCGCCGCCGCGCTGCAAACGATCCTGGAGATCGGCGACGAGGCGGCGCTCGCCGCCTCGATCGACACCGCGTTCCCCGGCAGCCGGGTGGAGATCGGGGTCGAGGGCACGCGGTTCGAGGTGCGGCTGCACCAGCCCGGGATGCTGCGGTCCCTCGGCGCGGCCGAGCTGTCCGACGGGACGCTGCGCTACCTGCTGTGGACCGCCGCGCTGCTGTCCCCGCGACTGCCCGCCTTGCTCGTACTCAACGAGCCGGAGACCAGCCTGCACCCGGAGCTGATCCGGCCGCTGGCGGACCTGATCGCGGCCGGTGCGGAGCGTACGCAAGTGGTGGTTGTCAGCCACTCACGTGCCCTGATCGACGCGCTCACCCGGGACGGCAAGGCGACGAGAATCGAACTGGTGAAGGAACTCGGCGAGACCCAGGTCGACGGGCAGGGACGTTTCGACCACCCGCCGTGGCAGTGGCCCAAGCGCTGA